The Solibacillus sp. FSL W7-1464 genome contains a region encoding:
- a CDS encoding sulfurtransferase TusA family protein: MNITKTLDAKGLACPMPIVRTKKTIDTINSGEVLEVQVTDKGALADFTAWAGAGGHTILEQKEEAGVLYFYIQKA; the protein is encoded by the coding sequence ATGAATATTACAAAAACTTTGGATGCAAAAGGTTTAGCTTGCCCTATGCCAATCGTACGTACGAAAAAAACAATTGACACAATTAACTCAGGTGAAGTATTAGAGGTACAAGTAACAGATAAAGGTGCACTTGCAGACTTCACAGCATGGGCTGGCGCAGGTGGTCACACAATTTTAGAGCAAAAAGAAGAAGCAGGCGTACTGTACTTTTATATTCAAAAAGCATAA
- a CDS encoding DUF302 domain-containing protein, with amino-acid sequence MDFHFTVNSDKSIDEAITSIEQNLKENKFGVLWQLNLTETLLKKGVDSYKKPYRILEVCNPLEAARVIEHNPLVGYFLPCKITVYEEEGKTKIGLPKPTAMIGLLNDTELIAIAEKIEKILIDVLEKSK; translated from the coding sequence ATGGATTTTCATTTTACAGTAAATAGTGATAAATCAATTGATGAAGCGATTACATCTATAGAACAAAATCTTAAAGAAAATAAGTTTGGGGTTCTTTGGCAACTTAACTTGACTGAAACTTTGCTGAAAAAAGGCGTAGACAGCTATAAAAAGCCTTACCGAATTCTAGAAGTTTGCAATCCATTAGAAGCGGCACGAGTAATAGAGCATAATCCTTTAGTGGGTTACTTCTTACCTTGTAAAATTACCGTTTATGAAGAAGAAGGAAAAACCAAAATTGGACTTCCTAAACCAACTGCTATGATAGGTTTATTAAATGATACTGAATTAATTGCAATAGCAGAAAAAATTGAAAAAATCCTCATAGATGTATTAGAAAAAAGTAAATAA
- a CDS encoding ABC transporter ATP-binding protein, which translates to MTVQLHHVTKVFKGERGIFDVNFTLKPGHITALVGSNGAGKSTIINILTNLLHPDNGEIIRESQEVRFMPDDIEFPDTLTAKEIMHFLGNLKKVPVKRQIELLDKVGLWEARNLKVGQFSKGMRQRLNLAQSIMGESQFYILDEPTNGLDPFWIAQLKAMLKEERDNRQIILFSTHLLSLAEEIADQVILIHHGRILASGDIKYLLQEGKCHTLEQLWLQITKQEVER; encoded by the coding sequence ATGACGGTACAACTTCATCATGTTACGAAAGTATTTAAAGGGGAACGAGGGATTTTTGATGTCAATTTCACACTAAAGCCAGGGCATATTACTGCGCTTGTCGGCTCCAATGGGGCAGGAAAAAGTACGATTATTAACATATTAACGAATTTATTGCACCCCGATAATGGAGAGATTATTCGCGAATCCCAAGAAGTAAGATTTATGCCAGATGATATTGAATTTCCTGATACGCTAACAGCTAAGGAGATTATGCACTTTTTAGGGAATTTGAAAAAGGTCCCAGTAAAAAGACAGATAGAATTATTAGATAAAGTAGGCTTATGGGAAGCAAGAAATTTAAAGGTTGGTCAATTCTCAAAAGGAATGCGGCAACGATTGAATTTGGCACAAAGCATAATGGGGGAAAGCCAATTTTATATTTTAGACGAGCCGACAAATGGGTTAGATCCTTTTTGGATTGCCCAATTAAAAGCTATGCTCAAAGAAGAGCGGGACAATCGGCAAATCATCTTATTTTCTACGCATTTACTAAGTTTAGCAGAAGAAATTGCTGATCAAGTTATTCTAATTCATCATGGCCGTATTTTGGCTTCAGGTGATATTAAATACTTATTACAAGAGGGTAAATGCCACACACTTGAGCAACTATGGCTACAAATAACAAAACAAGAGGTAGAGCGATGA
- a CDS encoding peroxiredoxin family protein: MKKWFTIIFVVSVMLFICWELVGTIKESQEHVPVRVENMMQATDFKLPTFDGKKISLQEQHGKIVILNFWASWCEPCRIEMPHFQTFYEEYNQDIEILAVNVTRKDKMKNVGAFVDEYDLTFPILLDTSGEISTIYGAFALPATIIIDREGNIAREILGPMDEALLLKYVEPLL; encoded by the coding sequence ATGAAAAAGTGGTTTACGATTATTTTCGTTGTATCTGTTATGTTGTTTATATGCTGGGAACTTGTTGGAACCATAAAGGAATCGCAAGAACATGTTCCAGTTCGAGTGGAAAATATGATGCAAGCCACAGATTTTAAACTTCCAACGTTTGATGGGAAAAAAATTTCACTTCAAGAGCAACATGGGAAAATTGTTATTTTAAATTTTTGGGCTTCGTGGTGTGAGCCTTGCAGAATTGAAATGCCCCATTTTCAAACATTCTATGAAGAATATAATCAAGACATTGAAATTTTAGCTGTGAATGTTACAAGAAAAGACAAGATGAAAAATGTAGGAGCGTTTGTGGATGAGTATGATTTAACGTTTCCAATCTTACTAGACACATCTGGAGAGATTAGTACGATCTATGGTGCTTTTGCACTTCCAGCGACAATTATAATTGACCGAGAAGGAAATATTGCTCGTGAAATCTTAGGCCCAATGGATGAAGCTTTATTACTTAAATATGTAGAACCCTTATTATAA
- a CDS encoding MBL fold metallo-hydrolase, which yields MTVTAWTAAQVARRVIDNKELFILDVRNADAFEDWKIDGHKFDYLNIPYFELLDGVEEILPKIPADKDVLVVCAKEGSSIMIAEMLSDAGLSVGYLEGGMKSWSMYLEPIKVGDLNGNGELYQFVRLGKGCLSYMAINDGEAAIIDAVRFTDVFTNFAKEKGVEIKHVFDTHLHADHISGGRHIAAATGATYYLPSKDAEEVVFDYTPLEDGLKVQLGTSQIEVGALYSPGHTIGSTSFVIDGKYLLTGDILFIDSIGRPDLAGLAEDWVGDLRETLYSRYRRLTEDLIVLPAHFMIIDELNENGTVAKRLGDLFAENHGLNVEDEDVFRSMVTDNLPPQPNAYQEIRTVNMGKVTPSDDEQTEMEIGPNRCAVR from the coding sequence ATGACAGTAACAGCATGGACAGCAGCACAAGTTGCACGCAGAGTGATTGATAACAAAGAATTATTTATTTTAGACGTTCGTAATGCAGATGCATTTGAAGATTGGAAAATTGATGGTCATAAATTCGATTACTTAAATATCCCTTACTTCGAACTTTTAGATGGGGTAGAAGAAATTTTACCGAAAATCCCTGCGGATAAAGACGTACTTGTAGTATGTGCGAAGGAAGGTTCTTCTATCATGATAGCGGAAATGTTATCGGATGCGGGTCTTTCAGTGGGCTACCTTGAAGGAGGTATGAAATCTTGGTCAATGTACCTTGAGCCAATTAAAGTAGGCGATCTTAACGGCAATGGCGAGTTATACCAATTCGTACGTTTAGGAAAAGGCTGTCTTTCTTATATGGCTATCAACGATGGGGAAGCAGCGATTATCGATGCAGTACGATTTACAGACGTATTTACAAACTTTGCAAAAGAAAAAGGTGTAGAGATTAAGCACGTATTTGATACACACTTACATGCGGACCATATTTCAGGCGGTCGTCATATCGCAGCTGCGACAGGGGCAACATACTATTTACCATCAAAAGATGCAGAAGAAGTTGTATTTGATTACACACCACTTGAAGATGGTTTAAAAGTACAGTTAGGCACTTCTCAAATTGAAGTAGGCGCACTTTATTCACCAGGTCACACAATTGGTTCAACATCATTTGTGATTGACGGCAAGTATTTATTAACAGGTGATATTTTATTCATCGATTCAATCGGTCGCCCTGACTTAGCAGGTCTTGCAGAGGACTGGGTTGGTGACTTACGCGAAACATTATATTCTCGCTACCGCAGATTAACAGAAGATTTAATCGTGTTACCAGCACACTTCATGATCATTGACGAGTTAAACGAAAATGGAACAGTAGCGAAGCGCCTGGGTGATTTATTTGCTGAAAACCACGGTTTAAACGTAGAAGACGAAGACGTATTCCGTTCAATGGTTACAGATAACTTACCACCACAACCAAACGCGTACCAAGAAATTCGTACCGTGAATATGGGTAAAGTGACGCCTAGTGATGATGAACAAACGGAAATGGAAATTGGTCCTAACCGTTGTGCAGTACGCTAA
- the cydC gene encoding thiol reductant ABC exporter subunit CydC — protein sequence MKSLVEFIWTDKKDVLLALLCGTIGGLTAVALFAQSGLLISKAALLPPFYIILILTAFLKLFGVTKSISKYTERLITHRVTFRFISKIRMLFFNKLLPKAHLLNTYKSGDLLTRVTTNVETVQNFFLRVLYPPFVTGIVFFTTCLFMLFFSTWIALCLLLGIVLTSLIVPYILLRIPHKTATEDKKMMTIEGTEYFYGYRDLVLHNQLEAKKQTLLQWNKQFAKAKQKELDQEQSAFLGNQLVALFTTFLILFIGAYLTSTKQLDGVYLAMIVLVSLTVFESAIPLAMAPNYVRHTKKAMQELNEISPTIEKQNGILLRDNIHSIHFNHVSYVYPNIERPAIEDINLSVQSGQKIAIIGPSGSGKSTILQLLMNEFEPSNGEILFDMYPLSSFDTDSIYKQLSIMLQHNHFFSGTIETNLQLAKPEATREKMQLILNKACLFKKLEDVVYEKGENLSGGEKQRLAFARFLLKDSPLLVLDEPFTSLDIQTERKLFQTLLNESTNKILILVTHKLIELDKFDCIFVMQNGRLVEAGKHAELISQQGLYFAMYQKQFNNR from the coding sequence ATGAAATCATTAGTTGAGTTCATTTGGACAGATAAGAAAGATGTGTTACTAGCACTGTTATGTGGAACAATTGGTGGTTTAACAGCAGTTGCGCTTTTTGCACAAAGTGGGCTTCTTATTTCTAAAGCCGCGCTATTACCACCCTTTTATATCATTTTAATCCTAACCGCCTTTTTAAAACTATTTGGTGTAACAAAATCAATTAGTAAATACACCGAGCGCTTGATTACACATCGTGTAACATTTCGTTTCATCAGTAAAATTCGAATGCTATTTTTTAATAAACTGCTACCTAAAGCGCATTTATTAAACACTTATAAAAGTGGTGATTTACTAACCAGAGTTACAACAAATGTGGAGACTGTACAAAATTTTTTTTTACGTGTATTATACCCACCGTTTGTGACAGGCATTGTCTTTTTTACAACATGTTTATTTATGCTTTTCTTTTCAACTTGGATTGCGCTTTGTTTACTATTAGGCATTGTTTTAACAAGTCTTATCGTGCCGTATATATTACTCCGTATTCCGCATAAAACAGCAACTGAAGATAAAAAAATGATGACAATAGAGGGTACGGAATATTTTTATGGTTATCGTGATTTAGTCTTGCATAATCAGCTAGAAGCTAAAAAACAAACTTTATTACAGTGGAATAAGCAGTTCGCAAAAGCAAAACAAAAAGAATTGGATCAAGAACAATCAGCATTTTTAGGGAATCAACTTGTTGCCCTATTTACGACCTTTTTGATTCTGTTCATTGGTGCTTATTTAACTTCAACGAAGCAACTAGATGGAGTTTATTTAGCGATGATTGTTCTTGTTTCTTTAACGGTTTTTGAGTCTGCAATTCCCCTCGCAATGGCTCCTAACTATGTGAGACATACAAAAAAGGCCATGCAGGAGCTTAATGAAATCTCACCAACAATCGAGAAGCAGAACGGTATTTTACTTAGAGACAATATCCATTCAATTCATTTTAATCATGTTTCCTATGTTTATCCAAATATAGAACGACCAGCAATTGAAGACATAAACTTATCGGTACAATCCGGTCAAAAGATTGCCATTATAGGTCCAAGTGGATCTGGTAAGTCAACAATATTACAGTTATTGATGAATGAATTTGAACCAAGTAACGGGGAAATTTTATTTGATATGTACCCTTTATCAAGCTTTGATACTGACTCAATTTATAAACAATTAAGTATAATGCTACAGCACAACCATTTTTTTTCTGGAACCATAGAGACAAACTTACAACTAGCGAAACCAGAGGCAACACGTGAAAAAATGCAACTCATATTGAATAAAGCTTGTCTCTTCAAAAAACTAGAGGATGTTGTATATGAAAAAGGCGAGAATTTATCCGGTGGTGAAAAGCAACGTCTAGCTTTTGCTCGTTTTTTATTAAAAGATAGCCCGCTTTTGGTTTTAGATGAGCCATTTACAAGTTTAGATATTCAAACAGAAAGAAAATTGTTTCAAACGTTGTTAAATGAATCAACAAATAAGATACTTATACTCGTGACACATAAGTTAATAGAGTTAGACAAGTTCGATTGTATTTTTGTCATGCAAAACGGAAGATTAGTCGAAGCAGGAAAACATGCGGAGTTAATCAGTCAGCAGGGGCTTTACTTCGCCATGTACCAAAAACAATTCAACAATAGGTAG
- a CDS encoding right-handed parallel beta-helix repeat-containing protein, with protein sequence MKNWIIATVCGVLVGILTPIVAEASSEHQHESPSFVQPKKPLKGEKSQLQKLIDRTEPGGTLFLEKRVYRGSLSITKPITIIGMDGTKIHSLTTALTVSDTQNVVLENISFQAENTAIVVSNVQNIHLKNVGIGDSMAGIQITKSENISLHDVDVLGKEGHFSSKGHAVAIYESKKITATDNDIEQVLDGFYLESVEDIHLTNNSIKNSRYAMHMMYSNHIELANNNLFNNMTGFMVMIAKDVQISDNMVAKNNMLNSLGVYVYDVENVLFEDNELRENTTAMDIQNARDITVEKNVFLVNGTVLHVQRSQELFVQQNEFHGNILTVRTDQQGFSLKRNYYDDYEGKDYNGDQIGDTQYIATNSFGQWMVRKPVYQYFMESPSVVTLNMMDTEVTENNTQVVVDEYPIILKKPFSLEIDIHIWQLLISSILLISMLIIRRRLK encoded by the coding sequence ATGAAAAACTGGATCATTGCCACTGTTTGTGGCGTACTAGTAGGTATTCTTACACCGATTGTTGCAGAAGCAAGTTCGGAGCATCAGCATGAATCACCTAGCTTTGTGCAACCGAAAAAACCGTTAAAGGGTGAAAAAAGCCAGTTGCAAAAATTAATAGATCGTACGGAACCAGGGGGCACGCTTTTCTTAGAAAAGCGTGTTTATCGTGGTTCTTTATCGATTACAAAGCCCATCACTATTATTGGAATGGACGGTACTAAGATTCACTCACTCACAACGGCATTAACAGTTTCTGATACACAAAATGTCGTGTTGGAGAATATCAGTTTTCAAGCAGAGAATACAGCGATTGTTGTAAGCAATGTACAAAATATTCACTTGAAAAATGTCGGAATAGGCGATTCGATGGCTGGTATACAAATTACGAAAAGTGAAAATATCAGTCTGCACGATGTAGATGTTCTCGGAAAAGAAGGACATTTCTCTTCAAAGGGACACGCTGTTGCAATCTATGAATCGAAGAAAATTACAGCTACAGATAATGATATAGAGCAAGTACTGGACGGATTTTATCTTGAAAGTGTCGAGGACATTCATTTGACGAATAATAGTATCAAAAATAGTCGTTATGCCATGCATATGATGTATAGCAATCATATCGAGTTAGCCAATAATAACCTATTTAATAATATGACTGGCTTTATGGTGATGATTGCAAAGGATGTACAGATTTCCGATAATATGGTAGCAAAAAATAATATGCTCAACAGTTTAGGAGTTTACGTATATGACGTTGAGAATGTGCTATTTGAAGACAATGAATTAAGGGAAAATACGACGGCGATGGATATACAAAATGCTCGTGATATCACAGTTGAGAAGAATGTCTTTTTAGTAAATGGTACTGTTTTACATGTACAGCGCTCACAAGAATTATTCGTTCAACAAAATGAATTTCATGGCAATATTTTAACTGTTCGTACAGATCAGCAAGGTTTCAGCTTAAAAAGGAATTATTATGACGATTATGAAGGAAAAGATTATAACGGGGATCAGATAGGGGATACCCAATATATAGCGACGAATTCATTCGGTCAATGGATGGTACGTAAACCCGTTTATCAATACTTTATGGAATCCCCCAGTGTTGTGACTTTAAATATGATGGATACAGAAGTAACGGAAAACAATACACAAGTTGTTGTAGATGAATACCCTATCATTTTAAAGAAGCCGTTTAGTTTGGAGATAGATATTCATATTTGGCAGTTGCTTATTAGCAGTATCCTTTTAATAAGCATGTTGATTATAAGGAGAAGATTAAAATGA
- the cydD gene encoding thiol reductant ABC exporter subunit CydD produces MHFLQQLTNKNKLLLLLLILISGITGASIILQALSIVTIVNDVFIEHVPFQDTFPSFGYLFLSMIGRLLSQFGIGKIGGIFAASVKIAVRHELLAKWSESSLEKHIQHKTGERVTLFVDTVEQLESYYREYIPQVIKTIIVPIMILATVFYIHPNSGWIMLITAPFVPITYIIIGMQTKKKSEEQLEALNRFSGKFLDLLQGLQTIRLFGQSKQQEQVLATSNEGFMKRTLSVLKIAFASTLFIELIATLGIGLIALEIGFQMIVFQTLAFAPAFFILTLAPEYYNSLKELGSAFHTGRGSLGAANLIEQQLTEKTAPVQWGTNSLPTQPKIALNQAVYSYANGTTIGPISCTISPRKTVAFIGQTGHGKSTILNMLSSLIEIDQGSVMLNDQPRAIYKESDWYAQVSYISQHPYIFSGTLRDNICMGLPYSDAEILRALKDAQLMDWLSMIPQGLDIALGEGGLGLSGGEKQRVAIARAFLKKGHIVFFDEPTAGLDVLTEQLLTHSIQVLSEFATVIIAAHQYKSIRFADVIYIVENGQIAAYGTQGELVQHPFYQKMMKGGFIDEIIS; encoded by the coding sequence ATGCATTTTTTACAACAACTTACAAATAAAAATAAGTTGCTATTATTACTTCTCATTCTTATTTCCGGGATAACTGGCGCAAGTATCATATTACAAGCCTTAAGCATTGTAACAATTGTTAATGACGTGTTTATCGAACACGTACCGTTCCAGGATACGTTTCCGTCTTTTGGTTACTTATTTTTATCAATGATCGGAAGATTGCTTTCTCAATTTGGGATTGGCAAAATCGGTGGCATATTTGCAGCGAGCGTGAAAATAGCTGTTCGACATGAGCTTTTAGCGAAGTGGTCTGAATCTTCTTTAGAGAAGCACATTCAACATAAAACTGGTGAAAGAGTGACACTTTTTGTGGATACAGTTGAACAATTAGAAAGCTATTATCGTGAATACATTCCGCAAGTAATTAAAACAATCATTGTGCCAATAATGATATTAGCCACTGTCTTTTATATTCATCCTAATAGTGGTTGGATTATGCTCATTACTGCCCCGTTTGTGCCGATTACGTATATTATTATTGGCATGCAAACAAAGAAAAAATCAGAAGAACAACTAGAGGCTTTAAATCGTTTTTCAGGGAAATTTCTCGATTTACTACAGGGCCTGCAAACCATCCGATTATTTGGACAAAGTAAACAACAGGAACAAGTGCTAGCTACCAGTAATGAAGGCTTTATGAAACGTACATTAAGCGTATTAAAAATTGCGTTTGCATCGACATTATTTATTGAACTAATTGCCACATTAGGTATTGGCTTAATTGCACTCGAGATTGGCTTTCAAATGATTGTCTTTCAAACACTCGCATTTGCACCAGCCTTTTTCATTTTGACACTTGCACCTGAGTATTATAATTCATTGAAGGAATTAGGCAGTGCCTTTCATACAGGACGAGGAAGCCTTGGTGCGGCAAATTTAATCGAACAGCAACTTACTGAAAAAACAGCCCCTGTTCAATGGGGTACCAATAGCTTACCAACGCAGCCCAAAATAGCATTAAATCAAGCCGTTTACAGCTATGCAAACGGGACGACCATTGGACCTATATCTTGTACAATATCTCCTAGAAAAACCGTTGCTTTCATCGGTCAAACTGGACATGGGAAAAGTACAATTTTAAATATGCTTTCAAGTTTGATTGAAATTGACCAAGGTTCCGTTATGTTAAATGATCAGCCGCGTGCAATCTATAAGGAATCGGACTGGTATGCTCAGGTAAGCTACATTTCACAACATCCTTATATATTCTCTGGTACGTTGCGAGACAATATTTGTATGGGGCTGCCGTATAGTGACGCAGAAATTTTAAGAGCATTGAAGGATGCCCAACTTATGGACTGGCTCTCAATGATTCCACAAGGATTGGACATTGCGCTTGGCGAAGGGGGACTTGGCTTATCAGGTGGTGAAAAGCAACGCGTTGCCATTGCGCGTGCCTTTTTAAAAAAGGGACACATTGTATTTTTTGATGAACCAACAGCTGGACTTGATGTGTTAACAGAACAACTATTAACACATTCCATTCAAGTATTAAGTGAATTTGCAACCGTCATTATTGCCGCACATCAATATAAAAGTATTCGCTTTGCAGATGTTATCTATATCGTTGAAAACGGACAAATTGCTGCTTATGGTACACAAGGTGAACTAGTCCAACATCCATTTTATCAAAAGATGATGAAGGGAGGATTTATCGATGAAATCATTAGTTGA
- a CDS encoding nitrous oxide reductase accessory protein NosL gives MKLFKWIGFTISVFILAACSEQTYEPREINAEADVCYMCNMSITHVDYAAQIVLKNGDHVAFDDLGCLMEYVLEQGKEKIGAGFIRDTNSSKWLNIEEAIYVYSKEYWTPMNYGVLAFNSQEEANDYIKAQPGEIVPYEELLTFNWGVHEHE, from the coding sequence ATGAAATTATTTAAATGGATTGGGTTTACGATATCGGTTTTCATTTTAGCAGCATGTAGTGAACAAACGTATGAGCCGAGAGAAATTAACGCAGAGGCAGATGTTTGCTATATGTGCAATATGAGTATTACACATGTGGATTATGCAGCACAGATTGTATTGAAAAATGGTGATCATGTCGCCTTTGATGATTTAGGTTGCTTAATGGAATATGTATTGGAACAGGGGAAAGAGAAAATAGGTGCAGGCTTTATTCGAGATACTAATTCTTCTAAATGGTTGAATATTGAAGAAGCCATTTATGTGTATTCTAAAGAATATTGGACGCCTATGAATTATGGGGTACTCGCCTTTAATTCACAAGAGGAAGCAAACGATTATATAAAAGCGCAGCCAGGCGAAATTGTTCCTTACGAAGAGCTTCTTACATTTAATTGGGGAGTACATGAGCACGAATGA
- a CDS encoding ABC transporter permease, whose translation MSMQMILLECKQLLRSRWIQIVTILFAIVFTAILMIQHLALPETEGFTRQTASLLNILLFLLPLFMLTIGSMNIASDQESGWLGLLRTYPLTMGQYVLTKYIALCIVFAGVVLFVFAVAFLVGSFFGGLKLPLFAIGITALILLIFNAVSILVGTMAKSRLHALAMGLGVWSVISLLFSYMVMAIGTVTSENFLQKLVIATIHFNPLEWIRYGYFVFSEQTAVLGPAFYGMSKFYSSPPGYLFFIIISSLWVIISLVVATIILKIRGKRV comes from the coding sequence ATGAGCATGCAAATGATTTTATTGGAATGTAAGCAGCTTTTACGTAGTAGATGGATACAGATTGTAACAATTTTATTTGCAATTGTATTTACTGCGATTTTAATGATTCAACATTTAGCTTTACCGGAAACGGAGGGCTTTACCCGTCAAACCGCCTCTTTACTTAATATTTTGCTGTTTTTGTTGCCGCTGTTTATGTTAACGATTGGCAGTATGAATATAGCGAGTGATCAAGAATCAGGCTGGTTGGGATTACTTCGAACATATCCTTTAACAATGGGACAGTATGTGTTGACAAAATATATAGCACTCTGCATAGTTTTCGCGGGAGTAGTCCTGTTTGTGTTTGCTGTGGCTTTTCTAGTGGGAAGTTTCTTTGGCGGGCTGAAGCTACCTCTATTTGCAATAGGTATTACAGCTTTGATTTTGCTCATATTTAATGCGGTGAGTATATTAGTAGGAACGATGGCAAAAAGTCGCTTGCATGCACTTGCAATGGGGTTAGGGGTTTGGTCTGTTATAAGTTTATTATTTTCTTATATGGTGATGGCGATCGGTACTGTTACGTCTGAAAACTTTTTACAGAAGCTAGTCATTGCAACGATTCACTTTAATCCACTTGAATGGATTCGTTATGGCTATTTCGTATTTTCCGAGCAAACAGCTGTATTAGGGCCGGCCTTTTATGGAATGTCGAAATTTTATTCTTCTCCACCAGGTTATCTTTTCTTCATCATCATTTCAAGTCTATGGGTCATCATTTCATTAGTTGTGGCGACAATTATTTTGAAGATTCGAGGTAAACGAGTATGA
- a CDS encoding nitrous oxide reductase accessory protein NosL — translation MKKLLFAAPLALTLYACGDEEVKGSGEKAEVSQESLEEKKVSVSEQAEWTVDERLQEPTEDTTCYMCNMKVYTRDHEQGVFSAQAVHENGEVVFYDDIGCLLNDEYVNKVENEKFVRDYHTLNWFNVEEAFAVKTDMKSPMNWGYIFFKFEEDAENYIAENEHAAMATIDEIRTQAIERHKKKQMKNGEEHSHGENNDHSNEENNTNGHQENMSSDESSE, via the coding sequence ATGAAAAAACTATTGTTTGCAGCACCTTTAGCACTCACTTTATATGCTTGTGGTGATGAGGAAGTGAAGGGAAGTGGTGAAAAAGCAGAGGTTTCACAAGAATCCCTAGAAGAGAAGAAGGTTTCGGTATCTGAACAAGCAGAATGGACTGTAGATGAGCGTTTACAAGAGCCAACAGAGGATACAACGTGTTATATGTGCAATATGAAAGTGTATACACGAGATCATGAACAAGGTGTCTTTTCTGCACAAGCTGTACATGAAAATGGCGAAGTGGTTTTCTATGATGATATTGGCTGTTTATTAAACGATGAGTATGTCAATAAAGTAGAGAATGAAAAATTTGTACGTGATTATCATACGCTAAACTGGTTTAACGTTGAAGAAGCATTTGCTGTAAAGACTGATATGAAATCACCAATGAACTGGGGCTACATTTTCTTTAAGTTTGAAGAAGATGCGGAAAACTACATTGCTGAGAACGAGCATGCTGCTATGGCAACAATTGATGAAATCAGAACGCAAGCAATCGAACGTCATAAGAAAAAGCAAATGAAAAATGGCGAAGAGCATAGTCATGGAGAGAATAACGATCATTCGAATGAAGAAAATAATACTAATGGTCACCAAGAAAATATGTCTTCAGATGAATCGAGCGAGTGA
- a CDS encoding sulfite exporter TauE/SafE family protein, whose protein sequence is MEIDLSFTFIAVIFALGFFGSFISGMLGVGGSIIKYPLLLYIPPLFGLAAFSAHEVSGISAIQVFFASIAGVWAYRKSGLLHKELIIYMGGAILIGSFIGSYGSGFLSEEVVNIVYGILAAIAAVMMFIPRKTVEDTSVITFNKALAISLALIIGIGSGIVGAAGGFLLVPIMLTVLKIPTRITIATSLAITFISSVGGSVGKIITGQIEYWPAFIMIIASIIAAPLGAKIGQKMNVKILQWLLALMIGATAIKIWIDIL, encoded by the coding sequence ATGGAAATCGATTTATCATTCACATTTATAGCCGTTATTTTCGCACTTGGATTTTTTGGATCATTTATTTCAGGGATGCTAGGTGTTGGAGGGTCTATTATTAAATACCCTTTACTTTTATACATTCCACCACTATTTGGACTTGCAGCATTCTCTGCACATGAAGTATCAGGAATTAGTGCGATTCAAGTGTTCTTCGCATCGATAGCGGGTGTTTGGGCGTACAGAAAAAGTGGTTTACTGCACAAAGAGCTCATCATCTATATGGGGGGCGCTATTTTAATCGGTAGTTTTATCGGTAGTTATGGTTCAGGTTTCTTATCAGAAGAAGTCGTGAATATCGTATATGGAATTTTAGCAGCAATTGCAGCAGTAATGATGTTTATCCCCCGTAAAACGGTTGAAGACACATCTGTTATTACATTTAATAAAGCGTTGGCAATTTCATTAGCATTAATTATTGGTATCGGTTCAGGAATTGTAGGGGCAGCCGGTGGGTTTTTACTCGTACCGATTATGTTAACGGTCTTAAAAATTCCAACTCGCATAACAATTGCGACGAGTTTAGCGATTACATTTATTTCTTCGGTCGGAGGTAGTGTGGGTAAAATCATTACCGGTCAAATTGAGTACTGGCCAGCGTTTATTATGATTATTGCAAGTATCATTGCAGCTCCTCTGGGCGCAAAAATCGGACAAAAAATGAATGTTAAAATTCTTCAATGGTTATTGGCACTTATGATTGGTGCAACAGCCATTAAAATCTGGATCGATATTTTATAG